One window of the Canis aureus isolate CA01 chromosome 1, VMU_Caureus_v.1.0, whole genome shotgun sequence genome contains the following:
- the SNRPA gene encoding U1 small nuclear ribonucleoprotein A, with translation MAVPETRPNHTIYINNLNEKIKKDELKKSLYAIFSQFGQILDILVSRSLKMRGQAFVIFKEVSSATNALRSMQGFPFYDKPMRIQYAKTDSDIIAKMKGTFVERDRKREKRKPKSQETPAAKKAVQGGAAAPVVGAVQGPVPGMPPMTQAPRIMHHMPGQPPYMPPPGMIPPPGLAPGQIPPGAMPPQQLMPGQMPPAQPLSENPPNHILFLTNLPEETNELMLSMLFNQFPGFKEVRLVPGRHDIAFVEFDNEVQAGAARDALQGFKITQNNAMKISFAKK, from the exons ATGGCAGTTCCCGAGACCCGCCCCAACCACACTATTTATATCAACAACCTCAACGAGAAGATCAAGAAGGATG AGCTGAAGAAGTCCCTCTACGCCATCTTCTCCCAGTTTGGCCAGATCCTGGATATCCTGGTATCTCGAAGCTTGAAGATGAGGGGCCAGGCCTTTGTCATCTTCAAGGAGGTCAGCAGCGCCACCAATGCCCTGCGCTCCATGCAGGGTTTCCCCTTCTATGACAAGCCTATG CGCATTCAGTATGCCAAGACTGACTCGGATATTATTGCCAAGATGAAGGGTACCTTCGTGGAGCGGGACCGCAAGCGGGAGAAGAGGAAGCCCAAAAGCCAGGAGACCCCAGCAGCCAAGAAGGCTGTGCAGGGTGGGGCCGCCGCCCCTGTGGTGGGGGCTGTCCAGGGCCCTGTCCCG GGTATGCCCCCAATGACTCAAGCCCCCCGCATCATGCATCACATGCCAGGCCAGCCTCCCTACATGCCGCCTCCTGGCATGATCCCGCCTCCAGGCCTGGCACCTGGACAAATCCCACCAGGGGCTATGCCCCCACAGCAGCTTATGCCGGGGCAGATGCCACCAGCCCAGCCT CTTTCAGAAAATCCACCAAATCACATCTTATTCCTCACCAACCTGCCTGAGGAGACCAATGAGCTCATGCTGTCCATGCTTTTCAACCA gTTCCCTGGCTTCAAGGAGGTACGACTGGTCCCCGGGCGGCACGACATTGCCTTTGTGGAGTTTGACAATGAGGTACAGGCAGGGGCCGCTCGCGATGCACTGCAGGGCTTCAAGATCACCCAGAACAATGCCATGAAGATCTCTTTTGCCAAGAAGTAG
- the ACTMAP gene encoding actin maturation protease isoform X4, whose amino-acid sequence MCAAAAILVEGEAGFIFRLACGSQRCRGCQRPPVSVPSPTQRTFPFALIPAPSPRLSHSPCRVFFDLLSADSKVRARGSMDGRHAPGTTQWHPAGETCAGGHGERLHGPGRDVLRTSYDEDFNHEPCQRKGHKAHWAVSAGVLLGVQAVPSPGYAEDPELPGLFHPAPSTLHQPPSLPEDGSSGAVYLLSKQGKSWHYQLWDYDQVRDSNLQLTDFSPSRATDGRAYVVPAGGVQAGLCGQALLLTPQDFSR is encoded by the exons ATGTGTGCTGCGGCCGCCAttttggtggaaggggaggcgggcttTATCTTCCGGCTCGCCTGCGGCTCCCAGCGGTGTCGCGGCTGCCAGCGCCCTCCCGTCTCTGTGCCTTCCCCAACCCAGAGGACTTTTCCTTTTGCGCTGATTCCAGCACCTTCTCCACGACTAAGTCATTCTCCTTGCCGGGTGTTTTTTGATCTCTTGAGCGCTGATTCAAAG GTGCGGGCTCGTGGCTCTATGGATGGCAGGCACGCTCCTGGCACCACCCAGTGGCATCCCGCTGGAGAAACTTGTGCAGGTGGCCATGGAGAGAGGCTACACGGCCCAGGGAGAGATGTTCTCCG CACCAGCTACGACGAGGACTTCAACCACGAGCCATGTCAGAGGAAGGGTCACAAGGCCCACTGGGCAGTGAGCGCAG ggGTTCTGCTGGGTGTGCAGGCTGTGCCAAGCCCAGGCTATGCTGAGGACCCCGAACTGCCAGGTCTGTTCCACCCGGCGCCCAGCACTCTCCACCAGCCACCGTCCCTGCCAGAGGACGGGTCCTCGGGAGCCGTCTACCTTCTCTCCAAGCAAGGCAAGAGTTGGCATTACCAGCTGTGGGACTACGACCAGGTCCGGGACAGCAACCTGCAGCTGACGGACTTCTCGCCCTCAAGGGCCACCGACGGCAGGGCGTACGTAGTGCCTGCGGGTGGGGTGCAGGCCGGCCTTTGTGGTCAGGCCCTGCTCCTCACACCACAGGACTTCAGCCGCTAG
- the ACTMAP gene encoding actin maturation protease isoform X1: MISPCPPPEEPPAAPQTPAPQAPITPLPPPPQASLQAPIPPPPLPPPPPVRGLAPPHVFGLEKSQLLKEALEKAGPVPSSRDDVKRLLKLHKDRFRSDLQWILFCADLPSLIQEGPQCGLVALWMAGTLLAPPSGIPLEKLVQVAMERGYTAQGEMFSVADMGKLAQEALGCQVEHLCGGLGGPNRARVLQHLVSGHPLLIPYDEDFNHEPCQRKGHKAHWAVSAGVLLGVQAVPSPGYAEDPELPGLFHPAPSTLHQPPSLPEDGSSGAVYLLSKQGKSWHYQLWDYDQVRDSNLQLTDFSPSRATDGRAYVVPAGGVQAGLCGQALLLTPQDFSR, encoded by the exons ATGATTTCTCCGTGCCCTCCTCCTGAAGAGCCCCCAGCCGCTCCTCAGACCCCTGCTCCCCAAGCCCCCATCACTCCacttcctcctccaccccaggCAAGTCTCCAGGCCCCTATCCCACCCCCTCCTctgccacctccaccccctgtcAGGGGGCTGGCTCCCCCTCATGTCTTTGGCCTGGAGAAGAGCCAGCTCCTGAAGGAAGCCTTAGAGAAAGCTGGCCCAGTCCCCAGCAGCAGAGATGACGTCAAGAGGCTCCTGAAGCTGCACAAGGACCG TTTCAGAAGTGACTTGCAATGGATCCTCTTCTGTGCCGACCTGCCCTCCCTCATCCAGGAAGGCCCTCA GTGCGGGCTCGTGGCTCTATGGATGGCAGGCACGCTCCTGGCACCACCCAGTGGCATCCCGCTGGAGAAACTTGTGCAGGTGGCCATGGAGAGAGGCTACACGGCCCAGGGAGAGATGTTCTCCG TGGCCGACATGGGCAAGCTGGCCCAGGAGGCATTGGGCTGCCAGGTTGAGCATCTTTGCGGTGGCCTGGGCGGTCCCAACAGAGCCCGTGTCCTGCAGCACCTTGTCTCCGGACATCCCTTGCTAATCCC CTACGACGAGGACTTCAACCACGAGCCATGTCAGAGGAAGGGTCACAAGGCCCACTGGGCAGTGAGCGCAG ggGTTCTGCTGGGTGTGCAGGCTGTGCCAAGCCCAGGCTATGCTGAGGACCCCGAACTGCCAGGTCTGTTCCACCCGGCGCCCAGCACTCTCCACCAGCCACCGTCCCTGCCAGAGGACGGGTCCTCGGGAGCCGTCTACCTTCTCTCCAAGCAAGGCAAGAGTTGGCATTACCAGCTGTGGGACTACGACCAGGTCCGGGACAGCAACCTGCAGCTGACGGACTTCTCGCCCTCAAGGGCCACCGACGGCAGGGCGTACGTAGTGCCTGCGGGTGGGGTGCAGGCCGGCCTTTGTGGTCAGGCCCTGCTCCTCACACCACAGGACTTCAGCCGCTAG
- the ACTMAP gene encoding actin maturation protease isoform X3, producing the protein MISPCPPPEEPPAAPQTPAPQAPITPLPPPPQASLQAPIPPPPLPPPPPVRGLAPPHVFGLEKSQLLKEALEKAGPVPSSRDDVKRLLKLHKDRFRSDLQWILFCADLPSLIQEGPQCGLVALWMAGTLLAPPSGIPLEKLVQVAMERGYTAQGEMFSGVLLGVQAVPSPGYAEDPELPGLFHPAPSTLHQPPSLPEDGSSGAVYLLSKQGKSWHYQLWDYDQVRDSNLQLTDFSPSRATDGRAYVVPAGGVQAGLCGQALLLTPQDFSR; encoded by the exons ATGATTTCTCCGTGCCCTCCTCCTGAAGAGCCCCCAGCCGCTCCTCAGACCCCTGCTCCCCAAGCCCCCATCACTCCacttcctcctccaccccaggCAAGTCTCCAGGCCCCTATCCCACCCCCTCCTctgccacctccaccccctgtcAGGGGGCTGGCTCCCCCTCATGTCTTTGGCCTGGAGAAGAGCCAGCTCCTGAAGGAAGCCTTAGAGAAAGCTGGCCCAGTCCCCAGCAGCAGAGATGACGTCAAGAGGCTCCTGAAGCTGCACAAGGACCG TTTCAGAAGTGACTTGCAATGGATCCTCTTCTGTGCCGACCTGCCCTCCCTCATCCAGGAAGGCCCTCA GTGCGGGCTCGTGGCTCTATGGATGGCAGGCACGCTCCTGGCACCACCCAGTGGCATCCCGCTGGAGAAACTTGTGCAGGTGGCCATGGAGAGAGGCTACACGGCCCAGGGAGAGATGTTCTCCG ggGTTCTGCTGGGTGTGCAGGCTGTGCCAAGCCCAGGCTATGCTGAGGACCCCGAACTGCCAGGTCTGTTCCACCCGGCGCCCAGCACTCTCCACCAGCCACCGTCCCTGCCAGAGGACGGGTCCTCGGGAGCCGTCTACCTTCTCTCCAAGCAAGGCAAGAGTTGGCATTACCAGCTGTGGGACTACGACCAGGTCCGGGACAGCAACCTGCAGCTGACGGACTTCTCGCCCTCAAGGGCCACCGACGGCAGGGCGTACGTAGTGCCTGCGGGTGGGGTGCAGGCCGGCCTTTGTGGTCAGGCCCTGCTCCTCACACCACAGGACTTCAGCCGCTAG
- the ACTMAP gene encoding actin maturation protease isoform X2, whose amino-acid sequence MISPCPPPEEPPAAPQTPAPQAPITPLPPPPQASLQAPIPPPPLPPPPPVRGLAPPHVFGLEKSQLLKEALEKAGPVPSSRDDVKRLLKLHKDRCGLVALWMAGTLLAPPSGIPLEKLVQVAMERGYTAQGEMFSVADMGKLAQEALGCQVEHLCGGLGGPNRARVLQHLVSGHPLLIPYDEDFNHEPCQRKGHKAHWAVSAGVLLGVQAVPSPGYAEDPELPGLFHPAPSTLHQPPSLPEDGSSGAVYLLSKQGKSWHYQLWDYDQVRDSNLQLTDFSPSRATDGRAYVVPAGGVQAGLCGQALLLTPQDFSR is encoded by the exons ATGATTTCTCCGTGCCCTCCTCCTGAAGAGCCCCCAGCCGCTCCTCAGACCCCTGCTCCCCAAGCCCCCATCACTCCacttcctcctccaccccaggCAAGTCTCCAGGCCCCTATCCCACCCCCTCCTctgccacctccaccccctgtcAGGGGGCTGGCTCCCCCTCATGTCTTTGGCCTGGAGAAGAGCCAGCTCCTGAAGGAAGCCTTAGAGAAAGCTGGCCCAGTCCCCAGCAGCAGAGATGACGTCAAGAGGCTCCTGAAGCTGCACAAGGACCG GTGCGGGCTCGTGGCTCTATGGATGGCAGGCACGCTCCTGGCACCACCCAGTGGCATCCCGCTGGAGAAACTTGTGCAGGTGGCCATGGAGAGAGGCTACACGGCCCAGGGAGAGATGTTCTCCG TGGCCGACATGGGCAAGCTGGCCCAGGAGGCATTGGGCTGCCAGGTTGAGCATCTTTGCGGTGGCCTGGGCGGTCCCAACAGAGCCCGTGTCCTGCAGCACCTTGTCTCCGGACATCCCTTGCTAATCCC CTACGACGAGGACTTCAACCACGAGCCATGTCAGAGGAAGGGTCACAAGGCCCACTGGGCAGTGAGCGCAG ggGTTCTGCTGGGTGTGCAGGCTGTGCCAAGCCCAGGCTATGCTGAGGACCCCGAACTGCCAGGTCTGTTCCACCCGGCGCCCAGCACTCTCCACCAGCCACCGTCCCTGCCAGAGGACGGGTCCTCGGGAGCCGTCTACCTTCTCTCCAAGCAAGGCAAGAGTTGGCATTACCAGCTGTGGGACTACGACCAGGTCCGGGACAGCAACCTGCAGCTGACGGACTTCTCGCCCTCAAGGGCCACCGACGGCAGGGCGTACGTAGTGCCTGCGGGTGGGGTGCAGGCCGGCCTTTGTGGTCAGGCCCTGCTCCTCACACCACAGGACTTCAGCCGCTAG
- the ACTMAP gene encoding actin maturation protease isoform X6: MDPLLCRPALPHPGRPSVRARGSMDGRHAPGTTQWHPAGETCAGGHGERLHGPGRDVLRTSYDEDFNHEPCQRKGHKAHWAVSAGVLLGVQAVPSPGYAEDPELPGLFHPAPSTLHQPPSLPEDGSSGAVYLLSKQGKSWHYQLWDYDQVRDSNLQLTDFSPSRATDGRAYVVPAGGVQAGLCGQALLLTPQDFSR; this comes from the exons ATGGATCCTCTTCTGTGCCGACCTGCCCTCCCTCATCCAGGAAGGCCCTCA GTGCGGGCTCGTGGCTCTATGGATGGCAGGCACGCTCCTGGCACCACCCAGTGGCATCCCGCTGGAGAAACTTGTGCAGGTGGCCATGGAGAGAGGCTACACGGCCCAGGGAGAGATGTTCTCCG CACCAGCTACGACGAGGACTTCAACCACGAGCCATGTCAGAGGAAGGGTCACAAGGCCCACTGGGCAGTGAGCGCAG ggGTTCTGCTGGGTGTGCAGGCTGTGCCAAGCCCAGGCTATGCTGAGGACCCCGAACTGCCAGGTCTGTTCCACCCGGCGCCCAGCACTCTCCACCAGCCACCGTCCCTGCCAGAGGACGGGTCCTCGGGAGCCGTCTACCTTCTCTCCAAGCAAGGCAAGAGTTGGCATTACCAGCTGTGGGACTACGACCAGGTCCGGGACAGCAACCTGCAGCTGACGGACTTCTCGCCCTCAAGGGCCACCGACGGCAGGGCGTACGTAGTGCCTGCGGGTGGGGTGCAGGCCGGCCTTTGTGGTCAGGCCCTGCTCCTCACACCACAGGACTTCAGCCGCTAG
- the ACTMAP gene encoding actin maturation protease isoform X5 → MAGTLLAPPSGIPLEKLVQVAMERGYTAQGEMFSVADMGKLAQEALGCQVEHLCGGLGGPNRARVLQHLVSGHPLLIPYDEDFNHEPCQRKGHKAHWAVSAGVLLGVQAVPSPGYAEDPELPGLFHPAPSTLHQPPSLPEDGSSGAVYLLSKQGKSWHYQLWDYDQVRDSNLQLTDFSPSRATDGRAYVVPAGGVQAGLCGQALLLTPQDFSR, encoded by the exons ATGGCAGGCACGCTCCTGGCACCACCCAGTGGCATCCCGCTGGAGAAACTTGTGCAGGTGGCCATGGAGAGAGGCTACACGGCCCAGGGAGAGATGTTCTCCG TGGCCGACATGGGCAAGCTGGCCCAGGAGGCATTGGGCTGCCAGGTTGAGCATCTTTGCGGTGGCCTGGGCGGTCCCAACAGAGCCCGTGTCCTGCAGCACCTTGTCTCCGGACATCCCTTGCTAATCCC CTACGACGAGGACTTCAACCACGAGCCATGTCAGAGGAAGGGTCACAAGGCCCACTGGGCAGTGAGCGCAG ggGTTCTGCTGGGTGTGCAGGCTGTGCCAAGCCCAGGCTATGCTGAGGACCCCGAACTGCCAGGTCTGTTCCACCCGGCGCCCAGCACTCTCCACCAGCCACCGTCCCTGCCAGAGGACGGGTCCTCGGGAGCCGTCTACCTTCTCTCCAAGCAAGGCAAGAGTTGGCATTACCAGCTGTGGGACTACGACCAGGTCCGGGACAGCAACCTGCAGCTGACGGACTTCTCGCCCTCAAGGGCCACCGACGGCAGGGCGTACGTAGTGCCTGCGGGTGGGGTGCAGGCCGGCCTTTGTGGTCAGGCCCTGCTCCTCACACCACAGGACTTCAGCCGCTAG
- the ITPKC gene encoding inositol-trisphosphate 3-kinase C, whose protein sequence is MRRCPCRGSLSEAEAGALPGAARMGLEAPRGGRRRQPGQQRPGPGAGGPAGRPDGGGPWAGTEGCSLHTEPERVGLGPEPGTDGQGEPEAAGLGGDTERPGRKTEPDKSSLRTCPERSSHWSEQETAGPWTETGTDGFWTDPHRSDLQSQSERASLWTQRGVSGPWTETEIHGSQTQPERAKTWAHNLWTHNNRSNLRTQPEGGRTSTEPNAGGSWKELYTDGSQIQRDTGTARTQVGTDGFPTQQDTVGSWTRPGTDGPQTEPGTDCFLGESKQDGPLEEPEPGELGTHLYSHLECSLLTSVPRLIITPETPEPEAQPVGPPSRAEGGNGGFSSASSFDESEDDVVAGGGGASDPEDRSGNKPWKKLKTVLKYSPFVVSFRKHYPWVQLSGHAGNFQAGEDGRILKRFCQCEQRSLEQLMNDSLRPFVPTYYGMVQRDGQAFNQMEDLLADFEGPSIMDCKMGSRTYLEEELVKARERPRPRKDMYEKMVAVDPGAPTPEEHTQGAVTKPRYMQWRETVSSTSTLGFRIEGIKKANGICNTNFKKTKELEQVTKVLEDFVDGNRGILRKYVARLEELREALENSPFFKTHEVVGSSLLFVHDHTGLARVWMIDFGKTVALPDHQTLSHRLPWAEGNREDGYLWGLDNLIHLLQGLAQG, encoded by the exons ATGCGGCGCTGCCCGTGCCGGGGGAGCCTGAGCGAGGCAGAGGCCGGGGCGCTGCCGGGAGCGGCCCGCATGGGGCTGGAGGCGCCgcgaggggggcggcggcggcagcccGGGCAGCAGCGCCCTGGGCCCGGCGCAGGGGGCCCGGCGGGGCGGCCGGACGGGGGCGGGCCCTGGGCCGGGACCGAGGGGTGCAGCCTCCACACGGAGCCCGAGAGGGTCGGCCTCGGGCCTGAGCCGGGGACAGACGGACAGGGTGAGCCTGAAGCAGCTGGCCTCGGAGGGGACACAGAACGGCCCGGCCGAAAGACGGAGCCAGACAAATCCAGCCTCCGGACGTGTCCAGAAAGGAGCAGCCACTGGTCAGAGCAGGAGACAGCCGGTCCCTGGACGGAAACGGGGACAGATGGCTTTTGGACGGATCCACACAGGTCTGACCTCCAGTCTCAGTCAGAGAGGGCCAGCCTCTGGACGCAGCGCGGTGTTTCGGGGCCGTGGACAGAGACAGAAATTCATGGGTCACAGACCCAACCAGAGAGGGCCAAGACCTGGGCGCATAACCTCTGGACCCATAATAACAGGTCCAACCTCCGGACTCAGCCAGAGGGGGGCCGTACCTCAACAGAGCCAAATGCTGGGGGCTCTTGGAAAGAACTGTACACTGATGGCTCCCAGATACAACGGGATACTGGAACAGCCCGCACACAGGTTGGCACTGATGGTTTCCCAACACAGCAAGATACTGTTGGCTCCTGGACACGGCCTGGCACTGATGGTCCCCAGACAGAACCTGGGACAGACTGTTTTTTGGGCGAATCCAAGCAGGATGGCCCATTAGAGGAACCAGAACCTGGGGAGTTGGGGACGCACCTGTACTCTCACCTGGAGTGTAGCCTCCTGACCTCTGTACCCCGCCTTATCATCACTCCTGAAACACCAGAGCCCGAGGCTCAGCCAGTGGGACCCCCCTCCCGTGCTGAGGGGGGCAATGGcggcttctcctctgcctcctctttcGACGAGTCTGAGGATGATGTGGTGGCCGGGGGCGGAGGTGCCAGCGACCCCGAAGACAGGTCTGGG AATAAACCGTGGAAGAAGCTGAAGACGGTTTTGAAATATTCGCCCTTCGTGGTTTCCTTCCGAAAACACTACCCTTGGGTCCAGCTGTCGGGACATGCTG GGAATTTCCAAGCAGGAGAGGATGGTCGGATCCTAAAGCGTTTCTGTCAGTGTGAGCAACGCAGCCTGGAACAGCTGATGAATGACTCCCTGCGGCCTTTTGTGCCCACCTACTATGGTATGGTACAGCGGGATGGCCAGGCCTTCAACCAGATGGAAGATCTCCTGGCGGATTTTGAGGGCCCTTCCATTATGGACTGCAAGATGGGCAGCAG GACCTACCTGGAGGAGGAGCTAGTGAAGGCACGAGAAAGGCCCCGGCCCCGGAAGGACATGTATGAGAAGATGGTGGCTGTGGACCCCGGGGCCCCCACCCCTGAGGAACATACCCAGGGTGCTGTCACCAAGCCCCGCTACATGCAGTGGAGGGAGACCGTGAGCTCAACTTCCACCCTGGGCTTCCGGATTGAGGGCATCAAG AAAGCCAACGGGATCTGCAACACCAATTTTAAGAAGACAAAGGAGCTAGAGCAGGTGACAAAGGTGTTGGAGGACTTTGTGGACGGGAATCGTGGAATCCTG AGAAAGTACGTGGCACGCCTGGAAGAACTCCGAGAAGCTCTGGAGAACTCCCCCTTCTTCAAGACCCACGAG GTGGTGGGCAGCTCGCTTCTCTTTGTGCATGACCACACTGGCCTGGCCAGGGTCTGGATGATTGACTTCGGCAAGACAGTGGCCCTGCCTGACCACCAGACGCTCAGCCACCGATTGCCCTGGGCAGAGGGCAACCGCGAGGATGGGTACCTCTGGGGTCTGGACAACTTGATCCACCTCCTTCAGGGGCTGGCCCAGGGTTGA